The genomic stretch GGACCCGTGAGCAGCACCGCCGGACGCAGCCCGGATATCGTCGTCGCCGTGGACGGGTCGCCGTCCGCGCAGGAGGCCCTGCGCTGGGCCGTGGGCCAGGCCGAGGCCACCGGCGGCGAGCTGCACGCGGTCACGGCGTGGCACCAGCCGGAGACCTACGGCTGGGGCGTCGTCGTCGACGGCGTCGACTGGGCGGAGAACGGTCGGGCGGTGCTCGACCAGGCGCTGGCGGCGACGCTCGACCCGGCCGCGGCCGCCGCGGTGCACCGGCACGTCGTCGAGGGCCACGCCGTGCAGGTGCTGCTGGACGCGGCCGCGGACGCGGATCTGCTGGTCGTCGGCAGCCGCGGGCACGGCGGGTTCACCGGCATGCTGCTGGGCTCGGTGAGCCAGCACCTGGTGGCCCACTCCCCCTGCCCAGTCGTCGTCGTCCGGGCCGGCCGCCGCGACGCCGAGACGCAGCCGGCCACGGCCGGCTGACCGCCACCCCCGCCCCCCCTGGACGAGACAGCAGGGACACCCGTGGACACCCCCCGCCCCCAGCACCTCGCCGCGCATGAACTGGACCGCCCGGTCGCAGACATCGCCGGCCTGATCATCGACGACCTGACCTGGCACGAACGGCCGATCCCGGCCGCCGCCGAGCCCTACCTCCACACCATGCTCGGGTTGTCCACCAGCGACCTCCGCGACCGGTACGGGCACGCGCGCGTCGCCGACGTCGTCCGCGGCGCGCTGGACGCCCTCGACGGCTGGACGAGCCCGACGGCCGTGCACGTCCGGCACGAGCTGCGGGCGGCGCTGCTGGCCGCGGACGAGACCACCCCCCACCGGACCTGACCGCCCGACGCCGGGTTGGCGCAGCGATCGGGGCCAGCACCGCACCGGTGCGGGCCCCGACCGCTCAGCGCGCGGACGTGGACGGCAGGCGGTGGACGACCTCGACCAGCAGCGCGCCGGCCGCCCCGACCGCCAGTCCGACGACCAGCGACGGCGCGGTCACCTCGAGCAGGACGATGGACTCCGCGACCGCCGGCACGCCGACGGCCACGACCGCGAGCCCGCCCATCGCGACCAGCAGGCCGACCTTCGCGGCGGTGAGCGGACGGGCCAGGACACCCAGCGTCCACAACGCCATGACCAGCACCGCGACGGTCGCCGTCGTGCGCGCGCCCGCCGTGCCGGCATCGGGCACCAGCCAGCGGCTGAGCGCGTAGCCGGCGTAGGCCGCGGCACCGATCAGCACACCGGTGGGCAGGGAGAAGGCCAGCACCCGGCGGAGGAACCCGGGCAGGTAACGCCGCCGGTTCGGCGCCAGCGCCAGGAAGAAGCCGGGCACCCCGATCGTCAGGGTCGAGATCAGGGTCAGCTGGATCGGCGCGAGCGGGTAGGCGCCCAGGGTCACCACGGTGATCAGCGCCAGCACGAGCGAGTACACGTTCTTGACCAGGAACAGGCTCGCCGCCCGCTCGATGTTGGCGATCACCCGCCGTCCCTCGGCCACCGCCTCCGGCAGGTGCGCGAACCGGCCGTCCAGCAGCACCAGCTGCGCCACGGCGCGGGTGGCCGGTGACCCGTTCCCCATCGCCACCCCGATGTCGGCGTCCTTCAGCGCGAGCGCGTCGTTGACGCCGTCCCCGGTCATCGCGACCACGTGCCCGCGCCGCTGCAGGGCGGCCACCATGGCCCGCTTCTGGTGCGGCGTCACCCGGCCGAAGACGCTGCGCTCCTCCATGACCTGGGCCAGCTCGTCGGCGTCGTCGGGCAGCGTGCGCGCGTCGACGGCGTCGCCCGCGCCGGCCACGCCCGGGACGCCGACCGCGGCCGCCACGGCCCCGACGGTCCTCGGGTTGTCCCCGGAGATCACCGTGAGCGCCACGCCCTGGTCGGTGAAGTACCGGAGCACCTCCGCGGCGTCCTCCCGCAGGTGCTCCGCCAGCACCACCAGCGCGACGGGCACCAGGTCCGGCGGGAGGACCGGCTCCTCGCCGTGCACCGTCCAGGGCGCGGCCGACCGGGCGAGCAGCAGCACCCGCCGCCCCTGGGCCGCCAGGTCGTCGGCCCGGCTCCTCGCCGCCGCCTCGGTGACGGAGTCCGCGGCGGGCAGCACCATCTCCGGCGCCCCCAGCACCCACGACACCGCGTCCGGCGTCCGCACGGCGGACCACTTGCGGGCGGAGGAGAACGGCACGACGTCCAGCGGTCCCGGCCCGGACGTCGGGAAGGCGGTGCCGAGCGCGGCGGCGGTGGCGTTCGCCGGGTCGGCGGCGGCCAGCACCCCGAGGGCCGCGGGTGCCTCGCCGGCAGCGGGGGTGAGCGGGATCAGCTCGTCGACGCGCACGTCCCCGTGGGTGAGCGTGCCGGTCTTGTCCAGGCAGACGACGTCCACCCGGGCCAGCCCCTCGACGGCCGGCAGCTCCTGCACCAGCGTGGCGCGGCGGGCGAGGGACACCGTGGCGACCCCGAAGGCCAGCGTGGTGAGCAGCACGAGCCCCTCGGGGACCATGCCGACCAGGGCGGCGACCGTGCCGGTCACGGCATCCTGCCAGCTGTCGTTGTCCGGCGTGCGGAACTGGCTCCACAGCACGGCCGGGCCGACGACGAGCAGGGTGAGCGAGATCCAGCGCAGCAGCCGGTCGGTCGCGGACACCAGCTCGGAGTGGGTGGTGGTGAAGCGGCGGGCCTCGGTGGCCAGCCGGGCGGCGTAGGAGTCGTCGCCGACCGCGGTCGTCTGCGCCAGCCCACGCCCGGCGACGACGATCGACCCGGACATGACCGGGTCGCCGGCCGCCTTGACCACCGGCTCGGACTCCCCGGTGAGCAGCGACTCGTCGACCGTCAGCCCGGTGCAGTCACGGACCACGCCGTCGGCCGGCACCTGGTCGCCGGCACGCAACGCGAGCAGGTCGTCGAGCACCACCTCGGCCACCGGGAGCTCCCGCTCGGCACCGTCGCGCAGCACCCGGGCACGCGGGGCGTTGAGCACCGCCAGCCGGTCCAGCGTCCGCTTCGCCCGCAGCTCCTGGACGATGCCGACCGCCGCGTTCGCGACGACGACGCCACCGAACAGCGCGTTCTGCCACCGGCCGGTCAGGGCCACGAGCACGAACAACGCGACGAGCAGACCGTTGAAGAAGGTGAGGACGTTGGCCCGGACGATCTCGCCGATCGTCCGGCTCGTCCGCACCGTGGTGGCGTTGGTCTGCCCGGCGGCCACCCGCGTGGCGACGTCGCCGGCGCGGAGGCCGGTGTCCGGTGTCCTGGGTCGCTCCGGCGGGCCGCCGGGCTCCTGCACGTCGATGGCACCCCGGCTGGTCGACCGCACCGCACCCACCCGGTGACCGTGCCAGCGGCCCGGCGTCGCGACCAGGGGCGGAGGTCCTGCGGGAACCGCCTTGCACATACCCCAGGGGGTACCTACTGTGGAGCGGGTGAACATCCCCCAGGGTGAGCTCGCCGACGTGGTCAAGCGCCTGCGGCGCATCGAGGGCCAGATCGGCGGCATCGTGAAGATGATCGAGGACGGCCGGGACTGCTCGGCCGTCGTCACCCAGCTGGCGGCGGCCTCGAAGGCCCTGAGCAAGGCCGGCTTCGCCGTCGTGTCGACCGGGATGCGTCACTGCTCCACGACGGAGGACGCCGAGGCACGTGAGCTGGACCTGCGCGAGCTCGAACGCCTCTTCCTCTCCCTGGCCTGACCTCCCCCGCGACCCTGACCTCCCCTCGGTCCGGCGCCCGTGCCCGACGCACGAAGGAGCTCCCCATGTGCCGTGCGACGACCTGCCGGACCTGCGGCAGGACCACCTGGGCCGGCTGCGGCCAGCACGTCGACCAGGTGATGGCCGCGGTGCCGCCGGCCCAGCGCTGTCCCGGGCACCCACGGCTGGATCGGCCCGCCGGCCGGTTCAGCCGTCTCCTCGGCCGCCGGTGACCTGCCGCATGCGCAGCAGGGCGAGCAGCCCCAGGCAGGCACCCACGACGCCGACGACGAGCACGACCCGCAGCACCGTCTCCCAGGTGTCCGAGACGTCGAACGGGAAGACCTGCCAGACCCGCACCGTCGCCACCAGCCCGACCAGGGTGGTCAGCAGGGAGCCCGCTGCCGTCGGCCAGCCCGGGCTGCGCAGCAGCAGCACGACGTTCACCACGATGCCCACCACCAGCGCGGCGTCCACCACCCCGAGCACCGACCGGGTGTCCGCGGTGAGCACCGGGAACTCCTGCCACCCCGGCCAGACGTGCAGCACCACGAGACCGGCCGCGTTGACCAGCACGGCGACCACGTAGCCGGTCCGGTTCGTCCGCACCTGGGCCACGGCCACCCGTCCGGCCGGCGTCATGACGGCCGCCCCGGGAGCACCGTGGTCACGCCGGCGGTCGCGCCGCCGTCGACGACGAACTCACTGCCGGTGGAGAAGGTGGCCTCCCCGGCGATGAACGCCATCATCCGGGCGACCTCCGCCGGTTCGCCGAAACGCTCGATCGGCTGCCCGGCCACCGTGCCGGCGTCCAGCCCAGCGGTCATCGGCGTACGGATCGAGCCCGGGTGCACCGAGCAGACCCGGATGCCGTCCGGCGCGAACTCCAGCGCCGCCGCCCTCGTCAGCCCGCGGAGGCCCCACTTCGCCGCCACGTAGCCGGTGATCCCCGCGTACCCGGTGAGCCCGGCGGTCGAGGACACGTTCACCACGACCCCGCCTCCGGCCCGACCGCCGACTCGGTGTCCGCCAAGGCGACGCGCGACTCGCCGGGGTCGGTGACGTCCAGGTGGGTGTACCGCGCCGCTGCCCCCAGTACGCCGGCGAGCTGCCCGCCCTCGTCGTCCAGCACATCGGCGACCACCACCTGCGCACCGCGGGCGACGAAGAGCTCGGCGACCGCGGCCCCGATGCCCCGCGCTCCCCCCGTCACCAGGGCGACCTGTCCGCTCAGCTGCTGTCCTGTCTCCACGACTGCTCCTCGGGGTCGGCGGCTCTCCCGTCCAGCCAAGCCCGCACGAGGCCGACGGGCGATGGTCCGAGGAGCCCGGCGGACAGGGCTGGAGGTCCCCGTCCAGCTGAGTGCTCGCTCCTCCAGCGCCTCGTACCCGGCCGGGGAGACGGCCCCGGCGTCGAGCAGCGCCCGCGCGCTGGCGATCTGGTCGGTCGGGCTGGGGTGACCGGTCGGGGCCGGAGGTGCAGTGGAGCACCGACCAACGACTCTCCTCGACGGTCCGTCCCGGCTCGACGATGAGGAGCACTGCCCCGCGGAGCACGAGGAGAGACGATGGGCACGCTGCAGCACCACGCAGATCAGCCGGTCATCCCGACGTCCCCGGTCTCCCGTCTCGGCCCGGCCGCGCGGGTGCACCGGTACGTCGTCGCGGGCCACCCGGCGCCGGCCCTCGTCGCGGCGGCCGAGGACGCCGACCTGCTGGTCGTGGGCAGCCGGGGGCGCGGCGGGTCCACCGGGCTGCTGCTCGGGTCGGTCCGGCCGTGACCCGGCGGGCGCACCGGTCCGGGCCCACGGACAGCCGGACGGCGTTCCTGGTCGATGCCGTGCGCGCCGCACTCCCCGGCGGGGGTCGGGACCGGCGACGTGGCCGGACCCGGTCCGTCCGACGGTGGCGGGACCTCACGCCGCATCAGCAGGCGACCCTGCTGACGCTGGGCTCGGTGCAGCTCTCCCTGGCCACGACCGCCTGGGCCGACCTGGCCACCCGGCCGGCCGACCAGGTGAACGGCAGCAAGGCCCGCTGGGCCGCGGTGATCGCGATCAACTGGGTCGGGCCACTCGCCTGGTTCCGCTGGGGCCGCCGGCCCGGGGCGCCGCGCGGATGACCTGGACCGTCGACGGCGAGGAGGAGACGGCGGAGCTGCCCGTCGCCGCGGACGGCCGGCTGCTGGGGGTGGGCATGCAGCGGTGGGGCACCGCACGTGCGGCCGAGGGCGGGTTCTCCCGCGCGCGGATCACCGGAGCCCGCTTCCGCTGACGCCCGATCAGCCGGCGGGGTCCCGGGGCCGCCGCACCGCCCTGCTGCGGAAGCCGGCCGGCGCCTCGCCGAACTGCCGGGTGAACGCGCGCGAGAAGGCGCTGGGGTCGCGCATGCCCCACCGGGCCGCGATGGCCGACACCGGGACGTCGGCGTTCCAGGGCGCCAGCAGCTCGTCCCGGATCCGCTCGAGCCGCCGGTCGCGGATGTGGGCGGTGACCGTCGTCCCGTGATCGGCGAAGAGCTTGCGGACGTAGCGGGCGGACAGGAAGTGCTCGGCAGCCAGCCTCTCGGTGGAGAGGTCGTCGGGCAGGTGCGCGTCCAGCCAGTCGGCCAGTTCCCCGAAGAGCAGGCTGGACCGCTCCCCCACCGCAGGTCCACGCGACTCGGCGACGATCGCGAGCACGCACGCGAGGATCGCGTCCCCCAGGTGCTGGCCGGCCGCGGGCATCGGGTCCTCGCCCACCTCGACCACCGTGGCCAGCAGCGCACCGAGGGCGGCCGCGCCGACGAAGGCGGACAGGTCGCGGGCCATCAGGGAGTCGCGGTCCTCGGGGCGGAGCCGCACGAC from Modestobacter roseus encodes the following:
- a CDS encoding universal stress protein, whose product is MSSTAGRSPDIVVAVDGSPSAQEALRWAVGQAEATGGELHAVTAWHQPETYGWGVVVDGVDWAENGRAVLDQALAATLDPAAAAAVHRHVVEGHAVQVLLDAAADADLLVVGSRGHGGFTGMLLGSVSQHLVAHSPCPVVVVRAGRRDAETQPATAG
- a CDS encoding HAD-IC family P-type ATPase, with amino-acid sequence MGAVRSTSRGAIDVQEPGGPPERPRTPDTGLRAGDVATRVAAGQTNATTVRTSRTIGEIVRANVLTFFNGLLVALFVLVALTGRWQNALFGGVVVANAAVGIVQELRAKRTLDRLAVLNAPRARVLRDGAERELPVAEVVLDDLLALRAGDQVPADGVVRDCTGLTVDESLLTGESEPVVKAAGDPVMSGSIVVAGRGLAQTTAVGDDSYAARLATEARRFTTTHSELVSATDRLLRWISLTLLVVGPAVLWSQFRTPDNDSWQDAVTGTVAALVGMVPEGLVLLTTLAFGVATVSLARRATLVQELPAVEGLARVDVVCLDKTGTLTHGDVRVDELIPLTPAAGEAPAALGVLAAADPANATAAALGTAFPTSGPGPLDVVPFSSARKWSAVRTPDAVSWVLGAPEMVLPAADSVTEAAARSRADDLAAQGRRVLLLARSAAPWTVHGEEPVLPPDLVPVALVVLAEHLREDAAEVLRYFTDQGVALTVISGDNPRTVGAVAAAVGVPGVAGAGDAVDARTLPDDADELAQVMEERSVFGRVTPHQKRAMVAALQRRGHVVAMTGDGVNDALALKDADIGVAMGNGSPATRAVAQLVLLDGRFAHLPEAVAEGRRVIANIERAASLFLVKNVYSLVLALITVVTLGAYPLAPIQLTLISTLTIGVPGFFLALAPNRRRYLPGFLRRVLAFSLPTGVLIGAAAYAGYALSRWLVPDAGTAGARTTATVAVLVMALWTLGVLARPLTAAKVGLLVAMGGLAVVAVGVPAVAESIVLLEVTAPSLVVGLAVGAAGALLVEVVHRLPSTSAR
- a CDS encoding metal-sensitive transcriptional regulator, whose amino-acid sequence is MNIPQGELADVVKRLRRIEGQIGGIVKMIEDGRDCSAVVTQLAAASKALSKAGFAVVSTGMRHCSTTEDAEARELDLRELERLFLSLA
- a CDS encoding SDR family NAD(P)-dependent oxidoreductase; this encodes MVNVSSTAGLTGYAGITGYVAAKWGLRGLTRAAALEFAPDGIRVCSVHPGSIRTPMTAGLDAGTVAGQPIERFGEPAEVARMMAFIAGEATFSTGSEFVVDGGATAGVTTVLPGRPS
- a CDS encoding SDR family NAD(P)-dependent oxidoreductase, whose amino-acid sequence is METGQQLSGQVALVTGGARGIGAAVAELFVARGAQVVVADVLDDEGGQLAGVLGAAARYTHLDVTDPGESRVALADTESAVGPEAGSW
- a CDS encoding universal stress protein — encoded protein: MGTLQHHADQPVIPTSPVSRLGPAARVHRYVVAGHPAPALVAAAEDADLLVVGSRGRGGSTGLLLGSVRP
- a CDS encoding PLDc N-terminal domain-containing protein: MQLSLATTAWADLATRPADQVNGSKARWAAVIAINWVGPLAWFRWGRRPGAPRG
- a CDS encoding AraC family transcriptional regulator; translation: MGADRRRSRVLEGYLDTRRAPARPARDAVLVRCQADVTVARSWRLRDVDCCLIEGADVDVVPYRRNAVPRPGADERGIALGFVAAGSMQITQDRHSVTLRRGQVGLYDGLTPFALHSEVPHRYLVAHLRRQVVRLRPEDRDSLMARDLSAFVGAAALGALLATVVEVGEDPMPAAGQHLGDAILACVLAIVAESRGPAVGERSSLLFGELADWLDAHLPDDLSTERLAAEHFLSARYVRKLFADHGTTVTAHIRDRRLERIRDELLAPWNADVPVSAIAARWGMRDPSAFSRAFTRQFGEAPAGFRSRAVRRPRDPAG